In a single window of the Necator americanus strain Aroian chromosome X, whole genome shotgun sequence genome:
- a CDS encoding hypothetical protein (NECATOR_CHRX.G21306.T1), translated as MSVRMSDYDRPTSSTHNLKEQSWYCGMVTRIKSEQMLRENGEFLVRDSISMPGEYVLTAMWNGRPLHFQINTTSENGKKEFHLEEESFASVPALVNFYKSHRRPLTIASGCIISTSVDRSREGGSVGGLELEASYMHVLRPHLNQPAPRSLSQRVLLNQTALRQSAAASQQRPKSSISHHQISISPETVLVPPVPAALANRPLPLPIRSPRNTQDDEEDYSEMDYDAMDGILDASSLSINTRDRSCSITSIPCMSRQFQSCQNLSHRSNSPSLISKIPPPLPARPPLPPRPCLKVEMSTSFDEPSGERSQPEDARDSAFLDYDEPRTKLHEDNYDKLPPTRSRSSESERNRLSRSSDCDGTDEGVRDSRDSGIYSSPSPPDDHHASLSQVHLMQLKQFLLTKRPDEISMAISHEHAKMLRFLGEIENSENRANNGLRLILLPSGASLRQELLERSSMLHYSCLLSILSGARKDAPLIMKKWILTGVALARNGDAFACACVAEALNESTLRCLPWLWTSLDSPTKGEYEALRNLEGSLRRGEKLECHHYKTVIPFLQPILDIMSGQESHYLDRTSYVSEIDTLWAWLDRARDWCLRADESCRVANFKYGRADSSVMAPSFLSRLFVGGTCVEERERVLNGVIQRAKDQC; from the exons ATGTCTGTTAG GATGTCGGATTATGACCGTCCGACTTCCAGCACCCATAATCTTAAGGAACAATCCTGGTATTGCGGTATGGTCACACGTATCAAATCTGAACAAATGCTGAGAGAGAACGGAGAGTTTCTG GTCCGTGATTCCATTTCGATGCCTGGAGAGTATGTACTAACGGCTATGTGGAATGGACGACCACTACATTTTCAGATCAACACCACCTCCGAGAATGGAAAGAAGGAGTTCCat CTAGAAGAGGAATCCTTTGCATCTGTGCCAGCACTTGTGAATTTCTATAAAAGTCATCGCCGTCCACTAACAATCGCTTCTGGATGTATTATTTCTACGTCCGTGGATCGATCTCGTGAAGGTGGAAGTGTTGGAGGACTAGAACTTGAGGCCAGCTATATGCATGTGCTAAGACCACATTTAAATCAAC CTGCTCCAAGATCGCTTTCTCAGCGAGTTCTGTTGAACCAGACAGCGCTTCGTCAAAGTGCTGCGGCTTCCCAGCAGCGCCCGAAGTCCAGCATTAGTCATCACCAAATTAG catttctcCTGAAACGGTGCTAGTACCTCCAGTTCCAGCTGCCTTAGCGAATCGTCCGCTTCCATTACCTATTCGATCACCAAGGAATACACAAGATGATGAAGAGGAT TACTCGGAAATGGATTATGACGCTATGGATGGAATTTTGGATGCTTCATCATTATCCATTAATACCAGGGATCGCAGTTGTAGTATTACTTCAATACCAT GCATGTCCAGACAATTTCAATCCTGTCAGAATCTAAGCCATCGCTCAAATTCCCCCTCTTTAATATCTAAAATACCTCCTCCTTTGCCAGCTCGACCTCCTTTACCTCCAAGACCGTGCCTTAAAGTGGAAATG AGCACATCCTTCGATGAACCCAGCGGTGAACGTTCTCAACCGGAAGATGCAAGAGATAGTGCATTTTTAGACTACGATGAACCGCGAACGAAGCTCCATGAGGACAACTACGACAAA TTGCCTCCAACAAGATCACGCAGTTCTGAATCGGAACGAAATCGTCTGAGCAGGTCAAGCGATTGTGACGGGACTGATGAAGGTGTGAGAGATTCCAGAGATTCCGGGATTTATAG CTCCCCTTCACCACCTGATGATCATCATGCTTCCCTATCGCAGGTGCATCTGATGCAGCTCAAACAGTTTCTGCTCACAAAACGGCCAGATGAGATATCGATGGCAATATCGCATGAACACGCGAAAATGTTGCGATTTCTTGGAGAAATTGAG aactcgGAGAACAGAGCAAACAATGGATTACGTCTGATATTACTTCCGAGCGGAGCCTCTTTGCGACAAGAACTACTGGAGAG GAGTTCCATGTTGCACTACTCCTGCTTGCTGTCTATTCTTTCCGGTGCTCGCAAGGATGCACCGCTcataatgaaaaaatggatACTCACCGGTGTCGCTCTGGCTCGTAACGGAGATGCCTTCGCATGCGCTTGCGTAGCCGAAGCTCTGAATGAGTCAACG cTACGCTGCTTACCATGGCTTTGGACCTCACTCGATTCTCCAACAAAAGGTGAATACGAAGCACTTCGAAATCTGGAAGGATCCTTGAGGAGAGGTGAAAAGCTGGAGTGTCATCATTACAAGACGGTTATTCCGTTTCTGCAACCGATCCTGGACATTATGTCGGGTCAAGAGTCACACTATTTGGATCGAACCAGTTATGTTTCTGAAATTG ACACTTTGTGGGCGTGGTTAGATCGCGCTCGCGATTGGTGCTTACGAGCTGACGAATCGTGTAGGGTGGCGAATTTCAAGTATGGTCGAGCTGACAGCAGCGTTATGGCACCGTCATTCCTCAGTCGACTGTTCGTTGGAGGAACATGCGTTGAGGAACGAGAGAGGGTGCTCAACGGTGTAATCCAACGGGCTAAGGATCAATGTTAA
- a CDS encoding hypothetical protein (NECATOR_CHRX.G21306.T2), whose protein sequence is MSDYDRPTSSTHNLKEQSWYCGMVTRIKSEQMLRENGEFLVRDSISMPGEYVLTAMWNGRPLHFQINTTSENGKKEFHLEEESFASVPALVNFYKSHRRPLTIASGCIISTSVDRSREGGSVGGLELEASYMHVLRPHLNQPAPRSLSQRVLLNQTALRQSAAASQQRPKSSISHHQISISPETVLVPPVPAALANRPLPLPIRSPRNTQDDEEDYSEMDYDAMDGILDASSLSINTRDRSCSITSIPCMSRQFQSCQNLSHRSNSPSLISKIPPPLPARPPLPPRPCLKVEMSTSFDEPSGERSQPEDARDSAFLDYDEPRTKLHEDNYDKLPPTRSRSSESERNRLSRSSDCDGTDEGVRDSRDSGIYSSPSPPDDHHASLSQVHLMQLKQFLLTKRPDEISMAISHEHAKMLRFLGEIENSENRANNGLRLILLPSGASLRQELLERSSMLHYSCLLSILSGARKDAPLIMKKWILTGVALARNGDAFACACVAEALNESTLRCLPWLWTSLDSPTKGEYEALRNLEGSLRRGEKLECHHYKTVIPFLQPILDIMSGQESHYLDRTSYVSEIDTLWAWLDRARDWCLRADESCRVANFKYGRADSSVMAPSFLSRLFVGGTCVEERERVLNGVIQRAKDQC, encoded by the exons ATGTCGGATTATGACCGTCCGACTTCCAGCACCCATAATCTTAAGGAACAATCCTGGTATTGCGGTATGGTCACACGTATCAAATCTGAACAAATGCTGAGAGAGAACGGAGAGTTTCTG GTCCGTGATTCCATTTCGATGCCTGGAGAGTATGTACTAACGGCTATGTGGAATGGACGACCACTACATTTTCAGATCAACACCACCTCCGAGAATGGAAAGAAGGAGTTCCat CTAGAAGAGGAATCCTTTGCATCTGTGCCAGCACTTGTGAATTTCTATAAAAGTCATCGCCGTCCACTAACAATCGCTTCTGGATGTATTATTTCTACGTCCGTGGATCGATCTCGTGAAGGTGGAAGTGTTGGAGGACTAGAACTTGAGGCCAGCTATATGCATGTGCTAAGACCACATTTAAATCAAC CTGCTCCAAGATCGCTTTCTCAGCGAGTTCTGTTGAACCAGACAGCGCTTCGTCAAAGTGCTGCGGCTTCCCAGCAGCGCCCGAAGTCCAGCATTAGTCATCACCAAATTAG catttctcCTGAAACGGTGCTAGTACCTCCAGTTCCAGCTGCCTTAGCGAATCGTCCGCTTCCATTACCTATTCGATCACCAAGGAATACACAAGATGATGAAGAGGAT TACTCGGAAATGGATTATGACGCTATGGATGGAATTTTGGATGCTTCATCATTATCCATTAATACCAGGGATCGCAGTTGTAGTATTACTTCAATACCAT GCATGTCCAGACAATTTCAATCCTGTCAGAATCTAAGCCATCGCTCAAATTCCCCCTCTTTAATATCTAAAATACCTCCTCCTTTGCCAGCTCGACCTCCTTTACCTCCAAGACCGTGCCTTAAAGTGGAAATG AGCACATCCTTCGATGAACCCAGCGGTGAACGTTCTCAACCGGAAGATGCAAGAGATAGTGCATTTTTAGACTACGATGAACCGCGAACGAAGCTCCATGAGGACAACTACGACAAA TTGCCTCCAACAAGATCACGCAGTTCTGAATCGGAACGAAATCGTCTGAGCAGGTCAAGCGATTGTGACGGGACTGATGAAGGTGTGAGAGATTCCAGAGATTCCGGGATTTATAG CTCCCCTTCACCACCTGATGATCATCATGCTTCCCTATCGCAGGTGCATCTGATGCAGCTCAAACAGTTTCTGCTCACAAAACGGCCAGATGAGATATCGATGGCAATATCGCATGAACACGCGAAAATGTTGCGATTTCTTGGAGAAATTGAG aactcgGAGAACAGAGCAAACAATGGATTACGTCTGATATTACTTCCGAGCGGAGCCTCTTTGCGACAAGAACTACTGGAGAG GAGTTCCATGTTGCACTACTCCTGCTTGCTGTCTATTCTTTCCGGTGCTCGCAAGGATGCACCGCTcataatgaaaaaatggatACTCACCGGTGTCGCTCTGGCTCGTAACGGAGATGCCTTCGCATGCGCTTGCGTAGCCGAAGCTCTGAATGAGTCAACG cTACGCTGCTTACCATGGCTTTGGACCTCACTCGATTCTCCAACAAAAGGTGAATACGAAGCACTTCGAAATCTGGAAGGATCCTTGAGGAGAGGTGAAAAGCTGGAGTGTCATCATTACAAGACGGTTATTCCGTTTCTGCAACCGATCCTGGACATTATGTCGGGTCAAGAGTCACACTATTTGGATCGAACCAGTTATGTTTCTGAAATTG ACACTTTGTGGGCGTGGTTAGATCGCGCTCGCGATTGGTGCTTACGAGCTGACGAATCGTGTAGGGTGGCGAATTTCAAGTATGGTCGAGCTGACAGCAGCGTTATGGCACCGTCATTCCTCAGTCGACTGTTCGTTGGAGGAACATGCGTTGAGGAACGAGAGAGGGTGCTCAACGGTGTAATCCAACGGGCTAAGGATCAATGTTAA
- a CDS encoding hypothetical protein (NECATOR_CHRX.G21307.T2), whose amino-acid sequence MLTGLFRYCLCLILGTQLVYSNVNDSISTSSHQQRNITSQLTIQRTKRAATAQCSSTSSNNVAHSLVSSICCDSMIPLFIDNQLSTNDGLGSITRAVQQRIQSRFNRSFEVVISESDFVINTYYSGPRQCKFETDRYFVALYETPTQYDVADTTVENFLASIDSRDPLGWKQAPLAEQNEALPVDGTTNIESGSDSDVASLSGSSAASSGSAASNSATSSAQPGSGGACSWRGSAADANVPYTFTSEECCDVRLNIIMRDAATRSRDTPHLGDSAKYDPFNIAQEDYLASTDAEEPLGSTRYTSLRGDRPDIRIEPSAGEDISIQPAVLQARALIYEGAGGAGRTSNREPEVSVSDIFTDDSDLATASVINGFNVGGNRTLGTVPSEESRGLPPGTHCDKGNKTGDKCCSGLLFETMTDAFYELSSSPQFAFASAGNIASLIQKRAQLRFDQSFEVVVSSGDFALASHGVGDQTCKYKERGFTAIAYTTPTQYDITQTAAESYYASISSRDNLGATQTSLPGQRPFHTPLQLYGEGAGAGLPTIQYNAEEQLQMSVEAFISTDDFAISSAYEGNEICKYRIDRYYIMAYATPVQYPIHSQIYDDTGPAIPINCPGELDGLDGAVCCDGTIQYEMTRAIDEALQNQPEGQRSNDALATKRKSVRKLSFSLLQKHLLRQYHGILKDDLEELSKRSSHAQTSRGRQIFTIKTLAKLIAWVTTPLLSNRAMRNMHANTMMFWPIQFVEPQLPIAPLEVPFQAVPPVQAPPPVPQAPVGAAPPAFVFGPPAVAAPPVAPPAFAPPAAVPVFYGGGGGGGGGGGACFSTDTWVTTPNGKKRMDQLKVGDFVLTANLTAVYYAPMSLWIHREPDLVTKFITIMTDYGKMLALTPRHLIFRNKCDEYYEERVYALPPNSQAVYAEELEVGDCVYLFYRTGFRQQKLQDISITQRRGVFSPLTPNGRIIVNDMLASCYSDVNEATLQTTYFSVRLDT is encoded by the exons ATGTTGACCGGCTTGTTCCGGTACTGTCTATGCCTAATTCTTGGGACTCAACTTGTTTATTCTAATGTTAACGATAGTATCAGCACCAGCTCACATCAGCAGAGGAACATCACCTCTCAGCTGACGATTCAGAGGACGAAAAGGG CTGCGACAGCACAATGCTCCTCCACATCGTCAAATAATGTTGCTCATTCACTGGTTAGCAGTATTTGTTGTGATTCCATGATTCCACTTTTTATCGACAATCAACTCAGTACAAACGATGGGCTTGGATCGATAACTCGT GCAGTCCAACAGCGAATTCAATCACGGTTCAACAGATCTTTCGAGGTTGTCATCTCAGAATCGGATTTCGTTATTAACACATATTATTCCGGTCCTAGACAATGTAAATTCGAGACCGATCGGTATTTTGTGGCGTTGTATGAGACCCCGACACAG TACGACGTCGCTGATACGACAGTAGAGAACTTCTTAGCCAGTATTGACAGTCGTGATCCTCTCGGATGGAAACAAGCACCTCTTGCGGAGCAAAATGAAG CTCTTCCTGTCGACGGAACGACCAATATTGAGTCCGGATCCGACTCGGATGTAGCTTCTTTGAGTGGCAGCAGTGCTGCATCAAGTGGTTCCGCTGCCAGTAACTCGGCTACCTCTTCGGCCCAGCCAGGGTCAGGTGGCGCCTGCTCGTGGCGAGGCAGTGCAG CGGATGCTAACGTTCCGTACACATTCACCTCAGAAGAGTGCTGTGACGTACGATTGAATATTATAATGAGGGATGCAGCAACTCGTTCTAGGGACACACCTCACTTGGGCGACTCTGCCAAG TACGACCCATTTAACATTGCACAAGAAGACTACCTAGCCAGTACTGACGCAGAAGAACCATTAGGAT CTACGAGATATACAAGTCTTCGAGGAGATCGGCCCGATATCAGAATAGAACCATCTGCTGGAG AAGATATATCCATTCAACCAGCTGTACTTCAAGCTCGTGCACTTATTTACGAGGGAG CTGGTGGAGCTGGAAGGACGTCAAATCGTGAGCCAGAAGTATCCGTCAGTGATATTTTCACTGACGATTCAGATCTTGCTACTGCCAGTGTTATTAACGGTTTTAATGTCGGAGGAAATCGTACTCTTGGGACAGTTCCCTCTGAAGAGAGTCGCGGCCTACCTCCAGGCACTCATTGTGACAAGGGAAATAAAACAG GTGACAAATGTTGCAGCGgtcttctttttgaaacaatGACTGATGCTTTTTATGAGCTCAGCAGCTCACCGCAGTTTGCTTTCGCAAGTGCTGGAAACATTGCAAGC ctcattcaaaaaagagcTCAACTTCGCTTTGATCAGTCATTCGAGGTAGTAGTGTCTTCTGGGGACTTCGCTCTGGCATCGCATGGAGTAGGGGATCAGACCTGCAAGTACAAAGAGCGCGGTTTCACAGCAATCGCCTATACTACACCCACACAG TACGATATCACACAAACAGCAGCTGAAAGCTATTATGCATCGATATCATCTCGGGACAACCTCGGAGCAACGCAAACATCACTTCCTGGACAGCGACCGTTCCATACTCCACTTCAGCTTTACGGAGAAGGGGCCGGAGCTGGCCTTCCG ACGATCCAATACAATGCAGAGGAACAGCTACAGATGAGTGTCGAAGCTTTTATATCTACGGATGACTTCGCCATATCAAGCGCTTATGAGGGAAACGAGATTTGCAAATATCGTATCGATCGTTATTACATTATGGCCTATGCGACCCCTGTGCAG TACCCGATTCACAGTCAAATTTATGATGACACAGGGCCTGCCATACCGATCAACTGCCCTGGAGAGCTAGATGGTCTGGACG GGGCTGTTTGTTGTGATGGAACAATACAGTACGAAATGACACGTGCTATTGACGAAGCTCTACAAAATCAGCCAGAAGGACAAAGAAGCAACGATGCACTGGCTACG AAACGAAAAAGTGTCCGAAAACTCTCTTTCtcacttcttcaaaaacatttgttAAGACAATATCACGGAATATTGAAAGACGATTTGGAAGAACTTTCGAAACGATCGTCTCACGCTCAGACTTCACGTGGCAGACAAATATTTACAATCAAAACACTTGCAAAATTGATTGCCTGGGTTACCACACCCTTATTGTCCAATCGAGCAATGCG AAATATGCATGCTAATACTATGATgttttggcctatacaattcGTCGAACCACAGCTACCAATAGCGCCTCTGGAAGTACCTTTCCAAGCGGTGCCGCCAGTACAGGCTCCACCACCGGTTCCGCAGGCTCCAGTCGGCGCTGCACCTCCAGCATTCGTATTCGGCCCCCCAGCTGTAGCCGCTCCTCCTGTAGCTCCTCCTGCTTTTGCTCCTCCAGCTGCAGTTCCTGTATTTTAtggcggcggtggtggtggaggaggtggtggag GTGCATGCTTTTCGACTGATACTTGGGTGACAACGCCTAACGGAAAGAAACGGATGGATCAGCTGAAAGTTGGCGATTTTGTTTTGACAGCCAACCTGACTGCG GTCTACTATGCACCAATGTCATTGTGGATTCATCGCGAACCAGATCTCGTAACAAAATTTATAACTATTATGACTGATTATGGAAAAATGCTAGCGCTCACTCCTCGACACCtaatttttcgaaacaaatgCGATG AGTATTATGAAGAACGAGTTTATGCGCTACCGCCGAACAGTCAAGCAGTATACGCCGAAGAACTGGAAGTGGGGGATTGCGTGTATCTTTTTTATAGG actggCTTCCGACAACAAAAACTTCAAGACATCTCCATAACGCAGCGTCGAGGCGTATTCTCACCATTAACCCCAAATGGACGCATTATTGTTAATGATATGTTGGCCTCTTGTTACAGCGATGTGAACGAGGCTACTTTACAAACTACTTATTTCTCTGTAAGATTAGATACTTAA
- a CDS encoding hypothetical protein (NECATOR_CHRX.G21308.T1), translating to MENDTATIKTSPALPRHEQAPPDPGWAEEVAELLAAEPLDAALLPLKEATSESDPDSILVVPSTGRAEVAVM from the coding sequence ATGGAGAACGATACTGCTACAATAAAGACTTCACCTGCACTGCCTCGCCACGAGCAGGCGCCACCTGACCCTGGCTGGGCCGAAGAGGTAGCCGAGTTACTGGCAGCGGAACCACTTGATGCAGCACTGCTGCCACTCAAAGAAGCTACATCCGAGTCGGATCCGGACTCAATATTGGTCGTTCCGTCGACAGGAAGAGCTGAAGTGGCCGTAATGTGA